The Chloroflexota bacterium genome contains the following window.
CCGAAGGCGTCGCCGCGTGCCGTTTGCACGATCAGCGGCCACTCTTGATCGGCAGGCACCAGTCCGAGCCACGACGTCACGTAGCCTGCGGCCGCCAGCCCGGCCGGTCGCGTGGCGCCCTTGAGTTCTGGCGTGTTGACGCCTAGCAGTCTCACCCGCTCTGTGCGGTGGGTGTGGAGCCCCTGGTCTATCGTCACGTCCAGCGTGTCGCCGTCGATGACGCGCTCACAGCGCGCACGGTAGGCCCAGATG
Protein-coding sequences here:
- a CDS encoding thermonuclease family protein gives rise to the protein MSAPDIWAYRARCERVIDGDTLDVTIDQGLHTHRTERVRLLGVNTPELKGATRPAGLAAAGYVTSWLGLVPADQEWPLIVQTARGDAFGRWLARVWRRSDGRELNADLLAAGHAVVFMAD